In one Yarrowia lipolytica chromosome 1A, complete sequence genomic region, the following are encoded:
- a CDS encoding uncharacterized protein (Compare to YALI0A01001g, similar to Saccharomyces cerevisiae VPH2 (YKL119C); ancestral locus Anc_2.453, weakly similar to uniprot|P32341 Saccharomyces cerevisiae YKL119c VPH2 H+-ATPase assembly protein): protein MVDLVVTHRIRDAIVIFQSFYTKYSPESVEKEWNLAQVAWEFPSQRGVIRQTEEKMPVGGGNEKLGDKDESHPGGLKESPHYSPSLSKLLQLSPESPSISHVDLINLSKALQKKIRGKLRLKPRNGVFEGSRATRTHEYGPFNLPYLLHGTSVYCPPPPEKKKKTREFLRILETQKRLLEEADYQQLLVDKSAPEITTRGLNDHLVHSTDLTAPSVSQQTKELKHQITTIFNIALSVVSVSYAIWYWTKSSAGMGVSARALLAIWGGLLILVAEVVVYGRYVRKTTEARVTERKKKESKQIVSTSEFRAGKATIEFQTEIPEDECLDTVDFTKGNHLNTVLGATGVQTQTQAVNRNKPIF, encoded by the coding sequence ATGGTCGACTTGGTCGTTACGCACCGGATCCGGGACGCCATCGTCATTTTCCAGTCCTTCTACACAAAGTACTCGCCCGAGAgcgtggagaaggagtggaaTTTGGCGCAGGTGGCGTGGGAGTTTCCCAGCCAGCGCGGAGTCATTCGacagacagaagagaagatgCCGGTTGGTGGCGGCAATGAGAAGTTGGGCGACAAGGATGAGTCGCATCCGGGTGGCTTGAAAGAGTCACCGCACTACTCCCCATCGCTGTCAAAACTGCTACAATTGTCGCCGGAATCACCGTCCATCTCGCACGTTGATCTCATCAACCTGTCCAAGGCGTTGCAGAAGAAAATCCGCGGCAAGTTGCGACTCAAGCCCCGAAACGGCGTCTTTGAGGGCTCTCGAGCCACCCGCACCCACGAATACGGACCCTTCAATCTCCCCTATCTTCTCCACGGCACCAGCGTCTACTGCCCGCCGCCAccagagaaaaagaagaagacgcGCGAGTTTCTGCGCATTCTGGAGACCCAGAAACGGCTGCTGGAAGAGGCCGActaccagcagctgctggtggaCAAATCGGCGCCAGAAATTACGACCAGGGGCCTCAATGACCATTTGGTGCACTCGACCGACCTCACAGCCCCCTCCGTCAGTCAACAGACCAAAGAACTCAAGCACCAGATCACCACAATCTTCAACATTGCCCTGTCGGTCGTCTCTGTCTCGTACGCCATCTGGTACTGGACCAAGAGCTCCGCCGGCATGGGCGTGTCTGCGCGGGCGCTGTTGGCTATCTGGGGAGGCCTGCTGATTCTGGTCGCCGAAGTGGTAGTCTACGGTCGCTACGTGCGCAAAACCACCGAGGCGCGGGTCACGGAGcgcaaaaaaaaggaatCAAAGCAGATTGTCAGCACGTCGGAGTTTCGGGCGGGGAAAGCAACCATTGAATTCCAGACAGAAATACCGGAAGACGAGTGTCTGGATACCGTCGACTTCACCAAGGGCAACCATCTCAACACCGTTCTGGGCGCTACCGGAGTGCAAACCCAGACCCAAGCTGTCAACAGAAACAAGCCCATTTTCTAG